GTACGGCGTTTCGTTTAATCTCTACAACGCGGCAAATTTCGGTGCACCCCAGAAAAGAGAGCGCGTGATTCTGATTGCCAGTCGTGACGGTGTCAGCCTGCCCTATCTTGAGCCAACGCATTCAAAAGATGGATTGATGAATTTACCAAGATGGCGAACCGTTCGTCAGGCAATCGGCAAATTAAAGATTAAAGAGCATGATTTTGTTAAATTTCCCGAGAAGAGATTGAAATACTATCGGCTGTTAAAGGCGGGCCAGTACTGGAAGCATTTGCCCGAACATCTGCAGAAAGAAGCATTGGGCGCTTCATATTATGCAGGTGGCGGTAAAACCGGCTTCTTACGCCGTTTACCCTGGGACGAAGCTTCGCCAACCCTGGTGACGCACCCGGCGATGCCTGCGACAGATCTGGCGCACCCTGAAGAAGACCGGCCGCTGAGTGTTCAAGAATATAAGAAGCTGCAAGAATTTCCCGATAGCTGGCACATTGAAGGTAAGCTGCTTGATCAATACCGGCAGGTTGGCAATGCCGTGCCGATTTCTTTGGGCAGAGCCGTTGGCAGGCATGTGATGAAATATCTCAACAATGAAAAATTTGTCGTACAGACTGGATTCGAGTATTCACGCTACAAGATGACAGACCACATTTCATGGGAGAGAAATTATCTAAAAACAATCGAAGCCGATAAACAAAGCGTGTTGTTCGCCTAGAGCCACAGATTATCTGGCTCAACAGCCAATGCCGCGGGGTTTGCCCTGAGCGTTTCTTTGACGAAAGCCTCAAAGACTTCTTCTGACAGGGCGCAGTTGCCACCAATGATCTTATTCAGAGCTTCCCAATTGTAACGGCCCGTTGTGGCATTGACCCGGTGCCATTTTAAGATACTGGTGCCAGTTCGCACTCTACTTGAAGAGCTATTCTCAGAATTGCTTCGATTCTTAACCTGCAGCAAAAGGCCAGTGGCACTGACAAAATCGACGCTCTTGATGCTCTCGCCCCATGCGCAGTGCCAGCCATATTTCTTGAGGTGTGTCGCAAGAAATTCTTCCAAAAGCAAACCAAGAATATTCTCTGAAGACATGGATATCCGGTGAGCGTCGCTGATTTTCTTTAGGTCTTCGTCAGACAATCGCCCTAGCCGTGCTTTGATGATTTTCGAAACCATCGTATCGGGCATTGTACCGGGATATCGAGACGACCTCTGCGAGATGCGGTTCGAATAGCTAGAATGGTACTTGCCCAACCACCATAAGAGAATGCGCTGCGGATCGGGGGGCAATGACTTATATTCGGGTGCCAGATCTGGATTCTGGATCAGAACGCCTAGCAGGCAGGTTACTGCTTGCATGTCTGCATCGATACGCTGCATTTCGAAAATTTCGCGGCTCTGTTGCACCAAAGCGGCAAGATTACCTGAACTAATGATGCGCCTCATCGGGCAAATTCATCTGTCTCGCATACACTTGCGAGATATTTTTAGTTTTGCGCATGTGCATTAATTCGGTGGGCAGGCAAACAAGTTACCCCTCACCCCAACGGATTTTTCACCCGCAACCCCGCAAACCTGCTGAAATCACGGTCGAGTGTGTAGATGACCCGCACGCCGTTCTCGAGACACACCGCGGCAATACGTGCATCATGCACCGCCGAACCTGCGACGCGGCTTTTCGCCAGCAGCGGGGCAAAGATTTCGAAACTAGAGCTTGATTCTGTGAGAATCTGAACCGCAGGGGCTGCGATGAGATTTCGGCATTGCCTCATCGCCGTC
The sequence above is a segment of the Turneriella parva DSM 21527 genome. Coding sequences within it:
- a CDS encoding TA system VapC family ribonuclease toxin — translated: MNAIDTNILVYAHRADSPWHESAKAFVETALTSDEKHGIPYHCLVEFFGIVTNARIFKIPTAPETAMRQCRNLIAAPAVQILTESSSSFEIFAPLLAKSRVAGSAVHDARIAAVCLENGVRVIYTLDRDFSRFAGLRVKNPLG
- a CDS encoding SinI family restriction endonuclease — translated: MRRIISSGNLAALVQQSREIFEMQRIDADMQAVTCLLGVLIQNPDLAPEYKSLPPDPQRILLWWLGKYHSSYSNRISQRSSRYPGTMPDTMVSKIIKARLGRLSDEDLKKISDAHRISMSSENILGLLLEEFLATHLKKYGWHCAWGESIKSVDFVSATGLLLQVKNRSNSENSSSSRVRTGTSILKWHRVNATTGRYNWEALNKIIGGNCALSEEVFEAFVKETLRANPAALAVEPDNLWL
- a CDS encoding DNA cytosine methyltransferase; its protein translation is MPAKAAKIIPFRKKIHSLSFFSGAMGLDLGLEAEGIEPLLVSEIDKSCIATIRRNKPDLNVIGDIREYTPAQIRKAAGLGARDEIDLVVGGPPCQPFSTAGKRLSFEDIRGNVFLNFIEMIIQLKPKLAVIENVRGLLSAPLIHRPHQQRGRGFAPLTPEEMPGGALWFALNMLRTAKYGVSFNLYNAANFGAPQKRERVILIASRDGVSLPYLEPTHSKDGLMNLPRWRTVRQAIGKLKIKEHDFVKFPEKRLKYYRLLKAGQYWKHLPEHLQKEALGASYYAGGGKTGFLRRLPWDEASPTLVTHPAMPATDLAHPEEDRPLSVQEYKKLQEFPDSWHIEGKLLDQYRQVGNAVPISLGRAVGRHVMKYLNNEKFVVQTGFEYSRYKMTDHISWERNYLKTIEADKQSVLFA